In Epinephelus moara isolate mb chromosome 9, YSFRI_EMoa_1.0, whole genome shotgun sequence, a genomic segment contains:
- the LOC126395493 gene encoding lysine-specific demethylase 2B isoform X4: protein MAQAAETCAESGRRLRSICRRMYDENEDLSDVEEIANIRGFSVEEKLVSDSYSAQFVLLMEGKDFSYEYVQRDALRTPLIFKEKDGLGIRMPDPEITVSEIKGLVGSRRPVDVMDVSTQKGSEMSMAQFVRYYETPEEERDKLFNVISLEFSHTKLENLIKRPTVVDQVDWVDNMWPPDLKLSQTEATNVISDMKYPKVQRYCLMSVKGCYTDFHIDFGGTSVWYHVFKGQKVFWLVPPTPHNLALYEDWVLSGKQSDIFLGDRADGCQRVELKQGYTFFIPSGWIHAVYTPEDTLVFGGNILHSFNIPMQLTIHEIENRTKVNSKFRFPFYYEICWYVLERYLHCLTKRSYYSQEIRKEPVLMDYETKANTESPSSDSRSQDMNEDSCETQVRDGQGEKLEKAAPDGPCSPDNRKGQHLKAVLSIDSEDSCNPCSTSLEFPQTPSDSPASESQNKWTHLTEFELSGLKTLVEKLESLPENKKCVPEGIENPQALLEDMKVVLKEHADDDPKLAITGVPVVFWPKKAVKPRPPNRPKPKMAASPASAVKLSASRGTSGARRRRTRCRKCEACLRTECGECHFCKDMKKFGGPGRMKQSCIMRQCIAPVLPHTAVCLVCGEAGKEDTVEDEEEKFNLMLMECSICNEIVHPNCLKVKDSNGVVNDELPNCWECPKCNHAGKTGKASKQKRGPGFKYASNLPGSLLKEPRLNRDSKEEPDPPLVATATVTALTTTTAVKRKAEREEMPKRKEEEPPKKRPPLLTLDGTPRPRLEDNPLRKKRKLFDTNDEPIIVKKKKKLSKPDDPLTPKLLRQLKAENDHGDEEDDHEEHEDDGFSLERIHLKGKSEYDDEDQEEDEEGEEEETVKKERDSSAEDKAKVLLSPLLRTSAVRESEQSSNSPRAGPSSESGEAQERSATHLKARHQRRRLPNKELSKEFNQEIPKTEDCLSNQNHGSEKTEDGQANHNRRPLKSEDSVTNHNRKPLKTEDTTTNQSRRVLKMEEGLANQNRRPLKTEDSLANQNHRPVKTEPENEVDDQKPRWPLNNGSSDLGDWLRHRGREVNETPRGYSPLSWNRSTQITSICPRPLPCRSPPKCIQMERHVIRPPPISPPPDRLPLNDGEAHVMRREMWMTVFSHLTHRDLCVCMRVCRTWNRWCCDKRLWKHINLNRCKSITPLMLSGIIRRQPVALDLSWTNISKKQLSWLINRLPGLRVLLLSGCSWVAVSALCTSSCPLLRTLDVQWVEGLKDAQMRDLLSPPTDNRPGQLDNRSKLRNVEDLRLAGLDITDTSLRLIIRYMPSLSKLDLSYCNHVTDQSVNILTAAGTTTRDSLTDINLSVCNRVTDQSLTYFKRCGSICHIDLRYCKQVTKEGCDQFIAEMSVSVQFELIEEKLLQKIS, encoded by the exons ATGGCTCAGGCCGCGGAAACGTGTGCTGAATCTGGACGCAGGCTG CGCTCCATCTGCCGGAGGATGTACGACGAAAACGAGGATCTGTCCGATGTGGAGGAAATTGCAAACATCAGGGGTTTCAGTGTGGAGGAGAAGCTTGTGAGTGACAGTTACAGCGCCCAGTTTGTCCTCCTCATGGAGGGTAAAG ACTTCTCTTATGAATATGTGCAAAGGGATGCTCTCAGGACCCCACTCATTTTCAAAGAGAAAGATGGACTGGGGATCAG AATGCCTGATCCAGAAATTACAGTCAGTGAAATTAAAGGCTTAGTTG GAAGTCGTCGGCCTGTGGATGTCATGGATGTGAGCACTCAGAAAGGCTCTGAAATGAGTATGGCTCAGTTTGTGCGTTATTATGAGACACCGGAGGAAGAGCGGGACAAACTCTTCAACGTCATCAGCTTAGAGTTCAGCCACACTAAGCTGGAGAACCTCATCAAGCGGCCCAcagtg GTGGATCAAGTGGACTGGGTGGACAACATGTGGCCTCCTGATCTGAAACTCAGCCAAACAGAAGCCACCAATGTCATCTCAGATATGAAGTACCCTAAAGTACAAAG gtACTGTTTGATGAGTGTGAAGGGCTGCTACACAGACTTCCACATCGATTTTGGGGGAACTTCAGTTTGGTATCACGTATTCAAGGGCCAGAAA GTGTTTTGGCTCGTGCCTCCGACCCCTCATAACCTTGCCCTTTATGAGGACTGGGTCCTGTCAGGCAAGCAGAGCGATATCTTCCTGGGAGACCGGGCTGATGGATGCCAGAGAGTGGAGCTTAAGCAAGGATACACCTTCTTCATCCCATCTG GGTGGATTCATGCTGTCTACACTCCAGAGGACACGCTGGTGTTCGGAGGCAATATTCTGCACAGCTTCAACATTCCTATGCAGCTCACCATCCATGAGATAGAGAATAGGACTAAG GTTAACTCCAAGTTCCGTTTCCCCTTCTACTATGAGATATGCTGGTATGTCCTGGAAAGATACCTGCACTGCCTAACCAAACGCTCCTACTATTCTCAGGAGATCCGCAAAGAGCCTGTGCTAATGG ACTATGAGACAAAGGCAAACACAGAGAGCCCCTCCTCTGACTCCAGGAGCCAGGACATGAACGAGGACTCGTGTGAGACTCAAGTCAGGGATGGCCAGGGCGAAAAACTAGAGAAGGCTGCCCCGGATGGCCCTTGCTCTCCTGACAACCGGAAGGGCCAACACCTCAAAGCTGTTTTATCTATTGACTCCGAGGACAGCTGTAATCCTTGCTCCACCTCTCTAGAGTTCCCCCAAACCCCCTCTGACTCTCCAGCCTCGGAGTCTCAGAATAAATGGACGCATTTGACCGAGTTTGAACTGAGTGGACTCAAGACGCTGGTTGAGAAGCTGGAGTCGttgcctgaaaataagaagtgtGTTCCAGAGGGAATCGAAAACCCACAAGCCCTGCTGGAGGACATGAAG GTTGTCTTAAAAGAACATGCAGATGACGACCCCAAATTAGCGATCACTGGAGTTCCTGTGGTGTTCTGGCCCAAGAAAGCTGTAAAG CCCCGGCCTCCCAACCGGCCGAAACCTAAGATGGCAGCTTCTCCTGCATCAGCAGTCAAGCTGTCAGCCAGTCGGGGAACATCTGGTGCCAGGAGGAGAAGGACGCGCTGTCGGAAGTGCGAGGCATGCCTGCGAACGGAGTGCGGAGAGTGCCACTTTTGTAAAGACATGAAGAAGTTTGGTGGGCCGGGCCGGATGAAACAGTCCTGCATCATGAGGCAGTGCATTGCA CCCGTCCTGCCCCACACAGCAGTGTGTCTCGTCTGTGGTGAGGCAGGGAAAGAGGACACAgtggaggacgaggaggagaagTTTAACCTTATGCTCATGGAGTGCTCCATCTGCAATGAGATTGTTCATCCCAACTGTCTTAAG GTAAAAGATTCAAACGGAGTCGTCAATGACGAGTTGCCAAACTGCTGGGAGTGCCCAAAGTGCAACCATGCTGGGAAAACAGGGAAAG CCTCAAAGCAAAAAAGGGGGCCAGGATTCAAGTACGCGTCAAACCTTCCTGGCTCTCTGTTGAAAGAACCCCGGTTAAACCGGGATTCAAAAGAGGAGCCCGACCCACCACTGGTGGCTACAGCAACTGTTACTGCTTTGACTACCACCACTGCTGTGAAAAGAAAGGCCGAGCGGGAGGAAATGCCgaagaggaaagaggaagagcCTCCAAAGAAACGTCCCCCTTTGCTGACTTTGGATGGTACGCCCCGACCGAGGCTTGAGGACAACCCTCTgaggaaaaagaggaaactTTTTGACACCAATGACGAACCTATCATTGTGAAAAAGAAG AAGAAGCTTTCAAAACCAGATGATCCTTTGACTCCCAAGCTGCTGAGGCAACTCAAGGCAGAGAATGATCAcggggatgaggaggatgaCCACGAGGAACATGAAGATGATGGGTTTTCCTTGGAAAGGATTCATCTAAAGGGGAAAAGTGAGTATGATGACGAGGACCaagaagaggatgaggagggagaggaagaggagacagtGAAAAAAGAGCGAGACAGCAGTGCAGAGGACAAAGCCAAGGTCCTGTTGAGTCCACTGCTGAGAACATCCGCAGTCAGAGAAAGTGAACAGTCCTCCAACTCACCTAGAGCTGGACCCAGCAGCGAATCAGGAGAGGCTCAGGAGAGGAGCGCTACTCATCTAAAGGCTCGCCATCAGCGTCGACGCCTCCCCAACAAAGAGCTGAGCAAAGAGTTCAACCAGGAGATTCCCAAGACAGAAGACTGTCTGTCAAACCAAAACCACGGCTCAGAGAAGACGGAGGACGGTCAAGCCAATCACAATCGAAGACCGCTGAAGAGCGAGGACTCTGTGACTAATCACAACCGTAAACCACTAAAAACAGAGGACACAACCACTAATCAGAGCCGCAGGGTTCTAAAAATGGAGGAAGGTTTGGCCAATCAGAACAGACGCCCGCTAAAAACGGAGGACAGCCTGGCCAATCAAAACcacaggcctgtaaaaactgaGCCTGAGAACGAAGTAGACGACCAAAAGCCGAGATGGCCTCTTAATAATGGCAGCAGCGACCTGGGCGACTGGCTGCGACACAGGGGGCGGGAGGTGAACGAGACGCCACGTGGTTACTCACCACTCAGCTGGAACAGAAGCACACAGATCACATCAATATGTCCACGGCCACTCCCCTGCCGGTCACCGCCAAAATGCATCCAAATGGAGCGCCACGTGATCCGGCCCCCTCCCATCAGCCCCCCGCCGGACAGACTCCCGCTGAACGACGGTGAAGCCCACGTGATGCGCAGAGAGATGTGGATGACAGTGTTCAGTCACTTGACTCACAGAGATCTTTGTGTATGCATGCGTGTCTGCAGGACCTGGAACAGATG GTGCTGCGACAAGAGGCTTTGGAAGCACATCAATCTGAACCGTTGTAAGTCCATCACACCTCTCATGCTGAGCGGCATCATCCGGAGACAGCCGGTAGCGTTGGACCTCAGCTGGACCAACATCTCCAAGAAACAACTCAGCTGGCTCATCAACAGACTGCCAG GTCTGCGTGTGCTGCTGTTGTCAGGATGCTCCTGGGTGGCAGTTTCTGCTCTTTGCACCTCCAGCTGTCCTCTTCTGCGAACTCTGGACGTTCAGTGGGTGGAGGGACTTAAAGACGCCCAGATGAGGGACCTGCTGTCGCCTCCTACAGATAACAGGCCAG GTCAGCTGGACAACAGGAGTAAACTGCGTAACGTGGAGGACCTGCGTCTGGCAGGCTTGGACATCACGGACACGTCTCTGCGCCTCATCATACGATACATGCCCTCGCTGTCCAAGCTGGACCTCAGCTACTGCAACCACGTCACTGACCAGTCTGTCAACATCCTGACTGCTGCGGGGACGACCACCAGAGACTCGCTCACTGACATCAACCTGTCAG